The genomic DNA TCGAATTCGAAATAAAAGGAGGGGTTGTCAATTGCAACGAACGGATATTGCACTCAAAACACTGATTGGACTCAAACGTACAAATGACATGATGGATAAAATTATACGCAATGATGTGAAATCTTATGGATTAAATATTACCGAATTTGCTGTACTTGAGCTTTTATATAACAAGGGTGAACACAGCATTCAACGGATCCAAGAACGCATTTTAATTGCAAGTAGTAGTACTACTTATGTTGTGCAAAAACTAGAGGAAAAAGGACTATTGCAACGAAGACAATGTGAAAAAGACAGACGTGTAAGCTATGCAGCCTTAACGGATAAAGGGCAAGCGCTTATGGCTCAGATTTTCCCACAACATGCAAAAGCAATTGAAGCAGCCTTTTCAGAATTGACAACGGAAGAATTAAATACTTTACAGCAAACTTTAAAAACATTAAGTACACAAACCGACAGCTAAGGGTTCTCGTGTACTTTTCTTTCACACAAATTTAGTTCGAATTAGAGATAATTATAAATCAAACAAGGAGTTTTTCTTATGACACAATATCTACTTAAAGGGATTCACCATGTAACTGCAATGACAAATGATGTAGAACGCAATTATCACTTTTTTACAGACGTACTCGGTATGAGACTTGTTAAAAAAACAGTTAACCAAGATGACA from Staphylococcus schleiferi includes the following:
- a CDS encoding MarR family winged helix-turn-helix transcriptional regulator → MQRTDIALKTLIGLKRTNDMMDKIIRNDVKSYGLNITEFAVLELLYNKGEHSIQRIQERILIASSSTTYVVQKLEEKGLLQRRQCEKDRRVSYAALTDKGQALMAQIFPQHAKAIEAAFSELTTEELNTLQQTLKTLSTQTDS